In Mixophyes fleayi isolate aMixFle1 chromosome 11, aMixFle1.hap1, whole genome shotgun sequence, one DNA window encodes the following:
- the LOC142106667 gene encoding olfactory receptor 5AP2-like gives MEKNKTTITEFILAGLAETPFLNIFFTTAFIVIYIVTVLGNISIIIAYKCSLNLHTPMYFLLANFSFLEICYISDTCPKLLSNSLVEHKSISFYGCVAQMYLGLLFAGTEFYILASMAYDRYSAICRPLFYNMIMNKISCIQLIAASWIISAINAAIHTALTFTLPFCGSNKMNSFYCDIPPLLKLACSNTRVNEIAVFVISGCVIFGSFALTMLSYTKIISTILKIKSVTGRKKAFSTCASHLMAVTMFYGSIFFVYFKPKSKYEIEQDRVVSVFYTIIAPLLNPFIYSIRNKEMKAAFLKLLQLIVPKKY, from the coding sequence ATGGAGAAAAACAAGACCACAATCACAGAATTTATTCTCGCAGGACTTGCAGAGACTCCTTTTCTGAATATCTTTTTCACCACTGCATTTATAGTGATTTACATTGTTACTGTGCTGGGAAATATATCAATAATTATTGCATATAAATGTAGCCTAAATCTTCACACTCCTATGTATTTTCTTCTTGCCAATTTCTCCTTTCTAGAGATATGTTACATCTCGGACACGTGTCCCAAACTGCTGTCAAACTCTCTAGTGGAGCATAAGTCTATCTCTTTCTATGGCTGTGTCGCACAGATGTACTTGGGATTGCTCTTTGCTGGTACCGAGTTCTACATACTTGCAAGTATGGCTTATGACCGATACAGCGCTATATGTCGCCCGCTATTCTATAACATGATTATGAATAAAATATCGTGTATTCAGCTTATCGCTGCCTCGTGGATCATTAGCGCTATAAATGCTGCAATACACACTGCACTTACATTCACATTGCCATTTTGTGGTTCTAATAAAATGAATTCATTTTATTGCGATATTCCCCCTTTGCTAAAACTGGCATGCAGCAACACCAGGGTGAATGAAATCGCTGTTTTTGTCATAAGTGGGTGCGTCATTTTTGGCTCATTTGCACTAACAATGTTATCATATACAAAAATCATCTCGACAATTCTGAAAATCAAATCGGTTACTGGTCGGAAAAAAGCCTTTTCAACCTGCGCCTCCCACTTAATGGCTGTTACTATGTTCTACGGttccattttttttgtatatttcaaaCCCAAATCAAAGTATGAAATAGAACAGGACAGAGTGGTGTCAGTCTTCTACACAATCATCGCACCTTTGTTAAAcccttttatatacagtataaggaataaagaaatgaaagcagCATTTCTAAAATTGCTACAGTTGATTGTGCCTAAAAAGTACTAA
- the LOC142106669 gene encoding olfactory receptor 5AP2-like, translated as MEKNKTIITEFIFAGLAESPILNLFFTIAFIVIYIVTVLGNISIIIAYKCSLNLHTPMYFLLANFSFLETCYVSDTCPKLLSNSLVKHKSISFYGCVAQMYLGLLFAGTEFYILAIMAYDRYSAICRPLFYNMIMNKILCIQLIAVSWIISAINAAIHTALIFTLPFCGSNKINSFYCDIPPLLKLSCSNTRVNEIAVFVISGCIIFGSFTLTMLSYTKIISTILKIKSTTGRKKAFSTCTSHLMAVTMFYGSIFFVYFKPKSKYEIEQDRVVSVFYTIIAPLLNPFIYSIRNKDMKLALLKLLQLIVPKKY; from the coding sequence atggagaaaaacaAGACCATAATCACAGAATTTATTTTCGCAGGACTTGCAGAGTCTCCAATACTGAATCTCTTTTTCACCATTGCATTTATAGTGATTTATATTGTTACTGTGCTTGGAAATATATCAATAATTATTGCATATAAATGTAGCCTAAATCTTCACACTCCTATGTATTTTCTTCTTGCCAATTTCTCCTTTCTAGAGACTTGTTACGTCTCGGACACGTGTCCCAAACTGCTGTCAAACTCTCTAGTAAAGCATAAGTCTATCTCTTTCTATGGCTGTGTCGCACAGATGTACTTGGGATTGCTCTTTGCTGGTACCGAGTTCTACATACTTGCAATTATGGCTTATGACCGATACAGCGCTATATGTCGCCCGCTGTTCTATAACATGATTATGAATAAAATATTGTGTATTCAGCTTATCGCTGTCTCGTGGATCATTAGCGCTATAAATGCGGCAATACACACTGCACTTATATTCACATTGCCATTTTGtggttctaataaaataaattcattttattGCGATATTCCCCCTTTGCTAAAACTGTCATGCAGCAACACCAGGGTGAATGAAATCGCTGTTTTTGTCATAAGTGGGTGCATCATTTTTGGCTCATTTACACTAACAATGTTATCATATACAAAAATCATCTCGACAATTTTGAAAATCAAATCGACTACTGGTCGGAAAAAAGCCTTTTCAACCTGCACCTCCCACTTAATGGCTGTTACTATGTTCTACGGTTCCATTTTTTTCGTATATTTCAAACCCAAATCAAAGTATGAGATAGAACAGGACAGAGTGGTGTCAGTCTTCTACACAATCATCGCACCTTTGTTAAAcccttttatatacagtataaggaATAAAGACATGAAATTAGCACTTCTAAAATTGCTACAGTTGATTGTGCCTAAAAAGTACTAA